A part of Bacillota bacterium genomic DNA contains:
- a CDS encoding cell wall metabolism sensor histidine kinase WalK: MSRSLFGKLLTSYLVVALLTLLAVGIVMSQLFASYYYSVRERQLIQRGKAIGELMESHLENGETLASLDSVLGPLAYAQNVRMAVVDRRGFILAGGARLPGPPHLQFETEENRRILQGEVVSRRDYNPRFNQVVLSVAVPLKARGQVVGGLLLFTPVADIAATVSAVERIIVYAAGIAILVSAVLGYFFSRSISRPIKEMSRITLEMSKGNFEQKIQVTSQDELGELAHRFNHLSDALQETISTLHQEKLRIENILSNMSEGVVATDDRGKLILANPAAARMLRYQDTGLLGLSLKDLSACPGMAEIFGSVLESGREEAAEYKLGDGKTFVLVHVAPLKETDGKVYGAVGVFQDITELRQLEQLRRDLVANVSHELRTPLTSIQGFLEAMMDGVISDESVRNQYLELMHRETLRLNRLIHDLLDLALMESGKVSWDLNTVDASEVAARVVSKLTPQLQEHKLRVERDIPEDLPLILANEDRVEQVLINLLGNAVQFSQPGGVIAIRARSSGNEVTVSVQDHGPGIPAEDLPYIWERFHRVDKSRARALGGTGLGLAIVKQIVASHGGRVAVESEPGKGSTFSFTLPAVPPDEAGGTGEAYGAARC, from the coding sequence ATGTCTAGAAGCCTTTTCGGCAAACTCCTGACGTCGTACCTTGTGGTGGCGCTGCTGACATTGCTTGCCGTAGGCATCGTCATGTCGCAGCTTTTCGCCAGCTACTACTACTCCGTCAGGGAGCGTCAGCTCATTCAACGAGGCAAGGCCATCGGGGAGCTGATGGAATCGCACCTCGAGAATGGCGAGACCCTCGCGTCGCTGGACAGCGTACTTGGGCCCCTCGCCTACGCCCAGAACGTGCGCATGGCCGTGGTAGACCGACGGGGGTTCATACTCGCGGGCGGGGCCCGGCTGCCTGGCCCGCCGCACCTCCAATTCGAGACCGAGGAAAACCGCCGGATCCTGCAGGGAGAGGTGGTCTCAAGGCGTGACTATAATCCCCGCTTCAATCAGGTCGTGCTCTCGGTGGCCGTCCCCCTGAAGGCGCGGGGCCAGGTGGTAGGCGGGCTCCTGCTCTTTACGCCCGTCGCCGACATCGCGGCCACGGTAAGCGCCGTTGAGCGCATCATCGTATACGCCGCAGGCATCGCGATACTTGTGTCGGCGGTCCTCGGTTATTTCTTCTCCCGCTCCATCTCCCGTCCCATCAAGGAGATGAGCAGGATAACCCTGGAGATGTCCAAGGGCAATTTCGAGCAAAAGATACAGGTGACCTCCCAGGACGAGCTGGGCGAACTCGCCCATAGGTTCAATCATCTATCCGACGCCCTCCAAGAAACCATTAGCACCCTACACCAGGAGAAACTGAGGATCGAAAACATCCTGTCCAACATGTCAGAGGGAGTCGTGGCCACCGACGACCGCGGGAAGCTGATCCTCGCCAATCCCGCTGCCGCGCGCATGTTGAGATACCAAGACACCGGCCTTCTCGGTCTGTCGCTCAAAGACCTCTCTGCCTGCCCTGGGATGGCCGAGATCTTCGGAAGCGTGTTGGAGTCCGGCCGGGAAGAGGCGGCCGAGTACAAGCTTGGGGATGGCAAAACGTTCGTCCTCGTACATGTCGCTCCGCTGAAGGAGACCGATGGCAAAGTGTACGGCGCGGTCGGCGTATTCCAGGACATCACCGAGCTTCGGCAGCTCGAGCAGCTTCGCCGCGATCTCGTCGCGAACGTGTCTCATGAGCTGCGCACGCCCTTGACTTCAATCCAGGGCTTCCTCGAGGCCATGATGGACGGAGTGATCTCCGACGAATCCGTGAGGAACCAATACCTCGAGCTCATGCACAGGGAGACCCTGCGTTTGAACCGCCTCATACACGACCTGCTCGACCTTGCGCTCATGGAGTCGGGCAAGGTGAGCTGGGACCTCAATACCGTTGATGCATCTGAGGTCGCGGCGCGCGTGGTGTCCAAGCTCACGCCGCAGCTCCAGGAGCACAAGCTCCGGGTTGAGAGGGATATTCCAGAGGATCTTCCCCTCATACTCGCGAACGAAGATCGAGTGGAGCAGGTCCTCATCAACCTCCTGGGCAACGCCGTCCAGTTCTCCCAGCCGGGGGGCGTGATCGCGATCCGTGCCCGGTCCTCGGGCAACGAGGTCACCGTGAGCGTCCAGGACCACGGCCCCGGCATTCCTGCCGAGGACCTCCCTTACATATGGGAACGCTTCCATCGGGTTGACAAGTCGCGTGCGCGTGCTCTGGGCGGGACGGGCCTCGGCCTCGCCATCGTCAAACAGATAGTTGCTAGCCACGGGGGCCGGGTCGCCGTAGAGAGCGAGCCGGGCAAGGGTTCTACGTTCAGTTTCACACTGCCGGCGGTGCCGCCGGATGAGGCGGGCGGGACCGGCGAAGCCTACGGCGCAGCACGGTGCTAA
- the tdh gene encoding L-threonine 3-dehydrogenase: MTGEMRAVIKPTAGPGAAMTRVPIPGVGPRDVLVKVKATAICGTDIHIYNWDPWSQSRIHPPRVFGHEFCGEVVEVGPQVRSTAPGDFVSAETHITCGVCFHCRTGKGHICQNVQIIGVDRDGCFAEYVVVPEENVWKVAPDVPIEIAAIHDPLGNAVHTVFSADVAAATVAIVGVGPIGLCAIPIARMAGATRVFVADVNECRLDLARKLGADLVINSRREDPVRAMTEATDGMGVDVVLEMSGHPDGIRQGLAALRKGGQMSLLGLPSRPVEIDLADGVIFKGATLKGISGREMFATWYRVAALLRAGLDVSPVITHRFPLDEFEQAMELARSGNCGKIVLFP; encoded by the coding sequence ATGACAGGGGAGATGAGGGCCGTCATCAAGCCGACCGCGGGGCCCGGGGCGGCGATGACCAGGGTGCCGATCCCGGGCGTGGGTCCGAGGGATGTGCTCGTGAAGGTGAAGGCCACCGCTATATGCGGCACGGACATTCATATCTATAACTGGGATCCATGGTCGCAGTCAAGGATCCATCCCCCGAGGGTCTTCGGCCACGAGTTCTGCGGCGAGGTGGTCGAAGTCGGGCCGCAAGTAAGGTCCACCGCCCCGGGGGATTTCGTTTCCGCCGAGACCCACATCACGTGCGGGGTATGCTTTCACTGCCGCACCGGGAAAGGCCATATCTGCCAGAACGTCCAGATCATAGGCGTCGACAGGGACGGGTGCTTCGCCGAATACGTGGTAGTGCCCGAAGAAAACGTGTGGAAGGTCGCGCCTGACGTGCCGATCGAGATCGCGGCGATCCACGATCCCCTGGGGAACGCTGTGCACACGGTCTTCTCGGCGGACGTGGCGGCGGCCACGGTTGCCATCGTTGGGGTGGGTCCCATAGGCCTGTGCGCGATCCCCATAGCCCGCATGGCGGGGGCGACTCGCGTCTTCGTCGCGGATGTCAACGAGTGCCGACTGGACCTCGCGAGGAAGCTCGGAGCAGACCTCGTCATCAACTCCCGGCGCGAAGATCCCGTGAGGGCGATGACCGAAGCTACTGACGGGATGGGCGTGGACGTGGTGCTCGAGATGTCGGGCCATCCCGACGGCATCAGGCAGGGTCTTGCGGCGCTGCGAAAAGGCGGGCAGATGAGCCTCTTGGGGTTGCCGTCTCGGCCGGTCGAGATAGACCTCGCGGACGGCGTGATATTCAAGGGCGCTACCCTCAAGGGCATCTCTGGTCGTGAGATGTTCGCAACCTGGTACAGGGTGGCGGCCCTGCTGAGGGCGGGCCTCGACGTTTCGCCCGTCATCACCCACAGGTTCCCGCTGGACGAATTCGAGCAAGCCATGGAGCTTGCACGCTCAGGGAATTGCGGCAAGATCGTGCTCTTCCCCTGA
- a CDS encoding TolC family protein, with product MSLSRRRSENRLWLDWVAVLALSLVTGVMVLSPTALAADDAVQSAQSAVREVSLQECRELALKSSSSVLLAANAVKDAELALAQAEASNLTKPSPTSLYQARVNLSVAQKNLEIAKQDAVLNTDQLYYSLLKAEHLVDISEQALTLAEKQLEVAKAKEKVGMATKLDLMRAENQVASARNSLESATLNRDLAMVSLNQAIGLAPETVLRLSDEFSYEKTGDLDLEASIEFALANRVEVAQAQSSVDVADMEVSLADNDFTPRLTYERAKLAADDARVRLADQRNKIAMAVRQAYVSLKQAEAKVDLTAKKVDEAKENLRVTQLLFDADMATNLDVLTAQNQYTQSQIDALQAIYDYNVARSQFRRACGDTNVGNTNTTSAENGGTAS from the coding sequence ATGTCGCTATCCAGACGTCGCTCGGAGAACAGGTTATGGCTCGATTGGGTTGCTGTGCTCGCGCTGTCCCTTGTGACGGGTGTGATGGTGCTTTCGCCCACAGCGCTGGCGGCTGATGACGCAGTCCAATCCGCTCAGTCCGCGGTGAGGGAGGTGAGCCTCCAGGAATGCCGTGAGCTCGCGCTGAAATCCAGCTCAAGCGTGCTCCTTGCCGCGAACGCAGTGAAGGATGCCGAGCTCGCGCTGGCGCAGGCAGAGGCCAGCAACCTCACAAAGCCATCTCCAACGTCACTCTATCAGGCTCGTGTGAACCTTTCCGTCGCACAGAAGAATCTCGAGATAGCCAAGCAGGACGCCGTGCTCAACACAGACCAGCTTTATTACTCTCTTCTCAAGGCCGAACACCTGGTGGACATCTCCGAACAGGCGCTTACCCTCGCAGAGAAGCAGCTCGAGGTGGCGAAGGCCAAGGAGAAAGTGGGCATGGCGACCAAGCTCGACTTGATGAGGGCGGAGAACCAGGTCGCCTCAGCGCGGAACAGCCTCGAGAGCGCCACGCTCAACAGGGATCTCGCGATGGTCTCGCTGAATCAGGCCATCGGGCTCGCGCCGGAGACGGTCCTCCGTCTGAGCGATGAGTTCTCCTACGAGAAGACGGGGGACCTCGACCTCGAGGCGAGCATTGAATTCGCTCTCGCCAACCGCGTTGAGGTCGCGCAAGCGCAATCGAGCGTCGATGTGGCGGACATGGAGGTCAGCCTCGCAGACAACGACTTCACGCCTAGGCTCACATACGAGCGGGCCAAGCTCGCAGCGGACGATGCGAGGGTGAGGCTTGCGGACCAGCGCAACAAGATAGCCATGGCAGTCCGCCAGGCATACGTCTCCCTCAAGCAGGCCGAGGCCAAGGTGGACCTCACGGCCAAGAAGGTCGACGAGGCAAAGGAGAACCTCCGCGTGACTCAGTTGCTTTTCGACGCGGACATGGCCACGAACCTGGACGTCCTGACCGCTCAGAACCAGTATACTCAAAGCCAAATCGACGCGCTCCAGGCAATATACGACTACAACGTCGCAAGATCCCAGTTTAGGCGGGCTTGCGGTGATACGAACGTCGGGAACACCAACACCACGAGCGCCGAAAACGGAGGTACCGCGTCGTGA
- a CDS encoding glycine C-acetyltransferase, giving the protein MQDALAFVQEEINELKRQGLFRLPRVLEGEQRAKAVFDGRTVVNLSSNNYLGLATHPKLREAAKKAIDELGVGSGAVRTIAGTMELHVELERKLAEFKKTEAALVFQSGFTANAGTVSCILGREDVIISDQLNHASIIDGARLSRAEIKVFPHRDVDAMRKLLEESRGARRVLVITDGVFSMDGDIAPLPDIVRVAKEYGAITMVDDAHASGVLGANGRGTVDHFGLHGQVDIQVGTLSKAIGCLGGYVAGSRALIEYLLQRGRPILFSTSHPPAVTAVALAALDILLNEPELIERLWENARFFKKGLQDLGFNTGISETPITPVIVGDGPLAMKLSDRLFEEGVFAQGIAYPTVPVGAARVRTIVTAEHTKEDLSFALDVFAKVGRELGIIER; this is encoded by the coding sequence ATGCAGGACGCACTGGCTTTCGTGCAAGAAGAGATCAACGAGCTCAAGAGGCAGGGGCTTTTTAGGCTTCCGCGGGTACTCGAGGGTGAGCAGCGGGCAAAGGCCGTTTTCGACGGACGGACCGTCGTGAACCTCTCGTCCAACAACTATCTCGGCCTTGCCACCCATCCGAAGCTGCGCGAGGCCGCGAAGAAAGCCATAGATGAGCTTGGCGTGGGCTCGGGAGCGGTCCGCACCATCGCCGGCACGATGGAGCTTCACGTGGAGCTCGAACGGAAGCTGGCGGAGTTCAAGAAGACCGAGGCTGCGCTCGTGTTCCAGTCGGGGTTCACCGCTAACGCCGGCACCGTGTCGTGCATCCTCGGGCGCGAAGACGTGATCATCAGCGACCAGCTCAACCACGCCAGCATCATCGACGGCGCACGCCTGAGCCGCGCGGAGATCAAGGTGTTCCCGCACCGGGACGTGGACGCCATGCGAAAGCTCCTCGAGGAGTCCAGGGGTGCGAGGCGCGTGCTTGTCATCACCGACGGCGTCTTCAGCATGGACGGCGACATCGCGCCGCTGCCCGACATAGTGCGTGTGGCGAAGGAGTACGGAGCCATCACCATGGTCGACGACGCTCACGCCAGCGGCGTGCTCGGCGCGAACGGGCGCGGCACCGTGGACCATTTCGGCCTCCACGGGCAGGTCGACATCCAGGTGGGCACGCTGTCAAAGGCCATCGGGTGCCTGGGCGGGTACGTGGCCGGGAGCCGGGCGCTCATCGAGTACCTGCTTCAGCGGGGACGGCCCATTCTGTTCAGCACGTCCCATCCGCCGGCGGTGACTGCGGTGGCCTTGGCAGCGCTCGACATTCTGCTGAACGAACCCGAGCTCATCGAGCGGCTGTGGGAGAACGCTAGGTTCTTCAAGAAGGGCCTGCAGGACCTCGGCTTTAACACAGGCATCAGCGAGACGCCGATAACACCGGTCATAGTAGGGGACGGGCCGCTCGCGATGAAACTGTCCGACCGGCTCTTCGAGGAAGGAGTGTTCGCCCAGGGCATAGCGTACCCGACCGTCCCGGTGGGCGCGGCGCGCGTGAGGACGATCGTGACGGCTGAGCACACGAAGGAGGACCTGAGCTTCGCGCTGGACGTGTTCGCGAAGGTCGGGAGGGAGCTTGGCATAATCGAGCGGTGA
- a CDS encoding response regulator transcription factor — protein MYLENEGFRVETASDGEEALNKARIDPPDLIILDIMLPKFDGWTVCKEVKKTSNVPIIMLSARTEEFDRVLGLELGADDYIPKPFSPREMVARVRAVLRRAGASPGASGRVLTYRNLTIDRDANRVTIKDKEIPVTPKEFDLLWFLACHPGRVYSREQLIAEVWGYDYMGDARTVDTHVKRLREKLHADGDVTYIKTVWGRGYKFEAGE, from the coding sequence ATGTACCTCGAGAACGAAGGCTTCCGCGTCGAAACCGCGAGCGACGGCGAAGAAGCCCTCAATAAAGCCAGAATCGATCCGCCCGACCTCATCATTCTGGACATCATGCTGCCCAAGTTCGACGGATGGACGGTATGCAAAGAGGTGAAGAAGACCTCCAACGTACCCATAATCATGCTCAGCGCCAGGACTGAAGAATTCGACCGCGTGCTCGGCCTGGAGCTTGGCGCGGACGATTACATCCCCAAGCCATTCAGCCCCCGCGAGATGGTGGCCCGCGTGAGGGCGGTCTTGCGAAGGGCCGGTGCCAGCCCCGGGGCGAGTGGCCGGGTGCTCACCTACCGCAATCTCACGATCGACCGCGACGCCAACCGGGTGACCATAAAGGACAAGGAGATACCCGTGACCCCCAAGGAGTTCGACCTACTCTGGTTCCTGGCGTGCCACCCGGGCCGCGTGTACAGCCGCGAACAGCTCATCGCGGAAGTTTGGGGATACGACTACATGGGTGACGCACGCACGGTCGATACACATGTCAAGCGCTTGCGCGAGAAACTCCACGCCGACGGCGACGTTACGTACATTAAGACGGTCTGGGGACGCGGCTACAAATTCGAGGCGGGCGAATGA
- a CDS encoding site-specific integrase produces MAGQIIQRGENIFLVRVFLGRDKDGKRRYHNKTIHGTKKDAQRYLTAVLRERDLGTFAEPTRMTVDEYLDKWLATVARPRVSPRTYEDYDSNLRRYVRKPLGAKRLHQVTPLEIQEVYTTMIERGLAPRTVRYVHAVLNNALEQAVKWGFIARNPAQYVELPGRASKEMHAMSREEVERFLQAAQSDPFYTLFLVAITTGMRPGEYLALQWKDVDFEAGKVSVRRTLARRHDRQDENDPVPSWYFKEPKTPGSRRSIKLSPTVLQALRVHKARQAEERLAAGQKYHNLDLVFATDLGLPVHEHNLVRRHFKPILQKAGLSSETRLYDLRHTCATLLLKAGVHPKIVSELLGHSTVKLTLDTYSHVLPDMQQQVSDGMEALLFSDGNPKAKKKGVE; encoded by the coding sequence GTGGCGGGACAGATCATTCAGCGCGGAGAGAACATCTTCCTCGTCCGGGTGTTTCTCGGGCGCGATAAGGACGGGAAGCGGCGTTACCACAACAAGACCATTCACGGGACCAAGAAGGATGCGCAAAGATACCTGACCGCCGTTCTGCGGGAAAGGGACCTCGGAACCTTCGCCGAGCCGACACGTATGACGGTAGACGAATACCTGGATAAATGGTTAGCGACTGTTGCGAGACCGCGGGTAAGCCCACGCACATATGAGGACTATGACAGCAACCTGAGACGGTACGTACGAAAGCCCCTGGGCGCGAAACGGTTGCACCAGGTAACACCCCTGGAGATCCAGGAGGTTTACACGACTATGATCGAGCGTGGGTTAGCACCCCGGACCGTGCGTTACGTCCACGCAGTGCTCAACAACGCGCTGGAACAGGCGGTGAAATGGGGTTTCATCGCCCGGAACCCTGCTCAGTACGTCGAACTACCCGGGCGGGCGTCAAAGGAAATGCACGCCATGTCGCGCGAGGAAGTGGAGAGATTCTTACAAGCCGCGCAGAGCGACCCTTTCTATACCCTCTTCCTCGTGGCCATAACTACGGGCATGAGACCGGGGGAGTACCTAGCCCTGCAATGGAAGGACGTAGACTTCGAGGCAGGAAAGGTTTCCGTGCGGCGGACTCTCGCCAGGCGCCATGACAGGCAGGACGAGAACGACCCCGTGCCATCGTGGTATTTCAAGGAGCCGAAGACGCCTGGGAGCCGCCGGAGCATAAAACTGTCGCCCACGGTGTTACAGGCTCTGCGCGTTCACAAGGCGCGGCAGGCGGAAGAGAGGCTGGCGGCGGGCCAGAAGTACCATAATCTTGACCTCGTGTTCGCGACGGACCTCGGGCTTCCCGTGCACGAGCACAACCTCGTGCGCCGTCACTTCAAGCCCATCCTGCAGAAGGCGGGGTTGTCCTCGGAGACCCGGTTGTACGACCTGCGACACACCTGCGCCACCCTGTTGCTGAAGGCTGGCGTGCATCCCAAGATAGTCTCGGAACTACTCGGACACTCCACGGTGAAGTTGACGCTTGACACTTACTCGCATGTTCTGCCGGACATGCAGCAGCAGGTCTCTGACGGCATGGAGGCCCTGCTGTTCTCGGACGGCAACCCGAAAGCGAAGAAGAAGGGAGTGGAGTGA